The sequence CGACGAGGGTGAGGTCGGGCATGTCGGCGGGGTTGTGCAACTCCTCCATGGAGCCGTCTTTCATGTAGACGTGATAGACCACCGAGGGCGCGGTGGTGATCAGTTCGATGTCATACTCGCGTTCGATCCGGTCGCGGATCACTTCGAGGTGCAAAAGCCCGAGGAAGCCGCAGCGGAAGCCGAAGCCGAGGGCGGCGGAGTTTTCCATCTCGAAGGAGAAGGAGGCGTCGTTGAGGGCCAGTTTCTCGATCGCGTCCCGAAGGCTTTCGAATTCCGAGGAATCCACCGGGAAGAGGCCGCAGAAGACCACCGGGATCGAGGGTTTGAAGCCCGGCAGGGGTTCGGCGCATTGTTTCTTTTCGTGGGTGATCGTGTCGCCCACGCGGGTATCGCGCACCTGCTTGATCGAAGCGGTGATGAAGCCGATCTCGCCCGGGCCGAGTTCGTCTACGACGGTCATGGCGGGGCGGAAGACGCCGATGCGGTCCACGCCGTAGGTGGCGCCGGTTTGCATCATGCGGATCTTGTCACCCTTCTTGAGGACGCCGTCCATGATGCGAACAAGCACGACGACGCCGAGGTAGGGGTCGTATTTACTGTCGACCAGCATGGCCTTCAGGGGCGCGTCGCGGTCGCCGGTGGGGGCGGGCAGGTGATCGACGATGGCTTGCAGGGTTTCGCGGATGCCCTGCCCTGTCTTGGCCGAAACGGGGATGGCGCCCGAGGCGTCGATGCCGATGACCTCTTCGATCTGTTCGGCGACGCGGTCGAGGTCACTGGCCGGCAGGTCGATCTTGTTGAGCACCGGGATCAATTCGTGATCCGCCTCGATGGCCTGGTAGACATTGGCCAGCGTCTGCGCCTCCACCCCTTGGGTGGAATCCACCACCAGGAGCGAGCCTTCGACCGCGCGCATGGAGCGGGAGACCTCGTAGGAGAAATCGACGTGGCCGGGGGTGTCGATGAGGTTGAGCACGTATTGCTGCCCGTCATCGGCGGTATAGTCGATGCGGACGGTGTTGGCCTTGATGGTGATGCCGCGTTCGCGTTCGATGTCCATGCTGTCCAGAAGCTGATCCTTCATGTCGCGTTCGGCGACGGTATCGGTCATCTGGATCAGGCGGTCGGCCAGCGTGGATTTCCCGTGGTCGATATGGGCCACGATCGAGAAATTGCGGATATGCGAAAGCGGTGTCATGGGTGTGGGATATGGAGGGGTTTTGGGGGGTGGTCAAGGTGGGACGTCACCGGCCAGTGGTGAAACCCGCGTTCTGTTGCGGAGGGGCTGCCGGGGGCCCCGGACGGGATAAACATTAGTCGTATGACGGGCTGTCGGGCCTCACGTCTCACTTTGGTGCAATGGATTTCGCGGCCGAAAGGTCGGACCTGTCACGCATACGGGGCATGAGCAGCCTCCTTGTGCGGAGATCAGCAATGAAGACGGTTATTGTCGGGGCGGACGATCGGGACGCGGAGCCGCTGTATGACGGCGCGCTGGAGCATATCAGGCGCAGTTACTGTACGGCGTTTTCGGCGGATACGGATATTCGCCCGGCGCGCTTGGTCGTCACGCTTGCCCGGTCGGGGCAGATCGCCTGTGCCGCGGGTATACGGTGCCATGACGAGGGGTTTTTCTCGCAGCAGTACCTGGACGAGCCTGTCAGTGATGTCATTGCCCGCAAGACCGGCGGCGATATGGGGCCGCGGGATATTCTGGAGGTGGGCGGGCTGGCCTGTAGCACCCCGTTTGCCGCCTATCCCACGTTGCGCGCGGTTTTCGAATGGGGGCGCGAACGCAGGATCGGCTGGGGTCTGTTCACCGCGACGGCGGAGGTGCGGCGGTTGATCCAGCGCTCGAAGATCGCGCCGCTGATGCTGGCCCGGGCCGAGGCGGCGCGGGTCTGCGACCCGGCCCGGTGGGGCAGTTATTACGAGCATGACCCGTGGGTTTGCGCCTTTCGCGATCCGTCGCAGGGGCAAGGCCCGGTGATCCCCCATGCGGAGTCGGCGTGATGAGCGGTCAAGTCTTTCGGGCCATTGCCCGACACGCGGATGACACCCCGGATCGTGTGGCGTTGCGCGCGGGGACGCGGTGCATTGATTATGGACGGCTGGCGGCCTTCCTTGCGGCCAATGGCGCGATGCTGTCCGGTGGCCCGAAGGTGATCGGCATTGCAAGTGCCGACCCCATGGATGCGGCGCTGGCCGATCTGGCGTTGAGCTATCACGGGCATATCCCGGTGCATTTGCCGCCGTTCTTTTCGGCCTCGCAAACCACCCACATCATCGGGGCCGCCGGGATAGAGGCGGTGATCGGCGAGACAGCGTGCGGCGTGCCGACCATGACGCTTATCCGCCCGGAGGACAGCGCGCCCTTGCGGGCCACCTTGGCACCACCAAGGCGGGAGGGCTATCGGGTCATCTTTACGTCGGGGTCCTCGGGGAGGCCCAAGGGCGTTCTGATCGGGGAGCGGCAGATGGCAGCGGCCATTGACGGTCTGGCCGTGGCCATCGGGCCGAAAGCCACCGATGTTCACCTGTCGCTTTTGCCGATGGCGCAGCTTCTGGAGCAGATCGCGGGGCTTTACCTGCCGCTGCTGGCCGGGGCGCAGGTGCGGTTTTGCGCCGAGGCCCTGCCTGCGCTGTTCGGCGGGCCGATGGCGCCGGTTCTGGAGACCTTGCAGGAGGCACAACCGACAACGACGATTCTTGTCCCGGCCTTCCTTGCGCGGCTGGTGGCCGGGTTGAAGGCCACGGGGCGCCCTGCCCCCGACAGCCTGCGCTTCGTGGCGGTCGGCGGTGCGGCAACCGCGCCTGCCCTGCTGACCGAGGCCGAGGCCATGGGCCTGCCCGTCTACGAGGGGTATGGCCTGTCGGAGTGTTGTTCGGTTGTCGCGCTGAACCGTCCGGGGGACAAGCGCCACGGCACGGTGGGACGGGTTCTTGACGGTGTCGAAGTGCGGATCGAAGACGGCGAAATCATCGTTTCCGGCCCGACGGTCATGGACGGCTATCTGGGCCAGCCGCCGGTCGGCGGCGATTGGGCCACCGGCGATATGGGCCGGATCGAGGACGGGCGGTTGGTTGTCGAGGGCCGCAAGGATTGGCGGATCGTCACCCCGGAGGGGCGCAACATCAGCCCCGAGTGGGTCGAAGCCTGTCTTGGGGCCGATCCGCGCATTCCCGCCTCGGGCCTGCATCTGGGCGCCGACGGGCAGCTTGTACTGATCGCGGCGGTCGCGGCGCCGGTCAGCGCCGATGAGGTGGCCCGGCTGCTGGCCGACCTGCCCGGCTATGCGCGGCCCGCGCGGGTGGTGTTCGTGCCGGCCTCATTGGAGGGGCTTCTCAAGCCCGGCGGGGGCATCGACCGAAGCCAGCTTGCCCCGCTGTCGGAAACCAACCCCGCGCATCCACTTTCTTTTGACTCGAAGGAGTGTGTCGCATGACCAAGCAAACACCAACCGCCCTGATCACCGGGGCCGGATCCGGCATTGGCCGCGCCTTGGCGGTCGAGGCCGCGCGGCGGGGGTATCACCTGATCCTTGTGGGCCGTCGGCGGGCCCAGCTTGAAGAGACGGCTGACCTGACGGGGCCGGCGGAGGCCCGGATCGTCAGCGCCGACATCACCACGCCGGAGGGCCGGGCAACCATAGCCGAAGCCGCGGGCGACCGGCTGGACATCGTGGTGAACAATGCCGGGAGCCTCTGTGTCGGGCGTTTGACCGATCTGGACGACGAGGCCCTGTCGCGGACAATCAACACGAACCTGACCGCCGCCCTGCTTCTGACCCGCGACCTTGTGCCCGCGCTGGCGGCGGCGCAGGGCCGGATCGTCAATATCGGCTCGATGTTCGGGATGATCGCCTTTCCCTATTTCGCCGCTTATTCAGCCACGAAATTCGCGACCCGCGGCCTGTCAGACGCACTGCGCCGTGAGTTGTCAGAGTTCGGTATCTCGGTGACATATGTGGCGCCCCGCGCCACCCGGACCCCAGCCCAGAGCCGGTTTGCACATCTGGTGGAGCCCTTCGGCATGGCCCTTGACGACCCCGAGCGTGTGGCCCGGCGCGCATGGGCCGGGATCGCCGCGGGCAAGGCCACGGTTTACCCCGGTCTCGGCGAGCGGGTTTTTGCACTGGTGCAGGCCGTGGTGCCATCGCTGATCGACACTGCCTTGATCCACAAGGCGCACACCCCGCGGACGCAAGCCGCCCTCAAGACTTTCAACGAACAAAAAGAGGCCTGAGCCATGACCTATAACATCATTCGCCCCGATCATGAGGGACAATCGCCCTGTGACATTGCCATTCAGGGCCGTATTCGGCGTGATCTGGACAAGGACGGCTGGACCCTGTTGCGCGGGTTTCGGCCGGATATGGCCGGATTCAGCGCCCTGACCACGGCCCTGTGCAACAAGATCACCTTTGATCCGGCACGCGAATATGGCGATGCCAACACGCAAAAGGTGGATGCCGGGACCGGGCCGATTGGCCTGCACACCGAGAATGGCAACACGCCGGTTTGCCCGGATATCGTGGCCTTCTTCAGCCCCGTTGCCGCCTTCGAGGGATCGCAAACCACGGTTTGCGATGGCCGCGCCGTATTCGAGGCGATGGACGACGAGACCAAGGCGCGCTGGCAACAGCCGATGGTGGTGGAGCGGTATTTGCCGGAAGAGCTGTGGAAGCGGTATCTGGCCAATGAGCACCCGGCCATTTCCCGCCCCGAAGAGGTGACCGAACAGCATGTCGAAGAATTCCGCGCGGCGATCCCGAACCAGGAATTCGACATGCTGGAGGATGGCGGGATCAATTATCGGCTGACGGTGTCGCCGGTGCGTGGCTCGGCCCTGTCCGGCGGGCAGGGGTTTGCCAACGCGGTTCTGGGGCCGTCGCATAATTACGCCCCGCCCCGGTATCGGTTCGCCGAGGGCGAAGAGATCGAGCAGGACGAAATCGAGGCGCTGCGCGACCTTGCCGAAACCTGCACACATGAAATCAACTGGCAGGATGGGGATATTGCCGTTCTGGACAACACCCGCGTCATGCATGGCCGCCGCGCCATCGTCGACAACAATCGCCAGCTTTTCATCGGCATGGGCAACCTGTGACCCGCCCGGCCAGTGATGTGACCATACCATATAGGAGACTTGTGAAATGAAACGTATTGCAGCCTTGATCATGCTTTCGATCCTTGCCGGGGGGCCTGCGCTGGCCGACCCTATCGAGGGGCTTTGGCGCACCGCCCCGGATGACCACGGCGATGTCGGCTATATCCGTGTGGGACAATGCGGCGCGACGTACTGCGGGGTTCTGGAACGGGCCGAAAATGCGCAGGGTCAGGCGATCCAGCCCGATACGCTCGGGCGCAAGATCGTCTGGAACCTGTCGCCGGGCGGCAACGGTGAATACGAGGGGCGGATCTATGCACCGGACCGGGACAAGGAATACATGTCGCGCCTTGAGCTGTCGGGCAATCGCATTTCCGTCAATGGCTGTGTTCTGGGCGGCTTGATTTGCCGGAACGGCGGCCATTGGACCCGCGTGCAGTAAAACCGCCATTTCGCACCGGTCGGATGCGACCGGCGAAAATCAACTCAGGCCTCCTTCGGGGGGCCTGTTTGCCTTGTCCTGCCCGGCCAAATGGCGCAATGATTTGGCAGGTTCGGCCAATGCCGCCTTACGGGAGGCATGACCGCCCGTGTGTTTCGCTCGCATCGAGGATGCCATCAATGCAGTCTACAGGTTCCATGCAGGCCAGTACCCTGAAATATGTAACGGTTTTCCTGATTGGCAGCGTCATATTCTTCGTCTTCGATGTGGCCAGCGACATTTACGAACGGGTGATTGCCAACAACGCACCAAGCCTGCTGGACCTGACCCATTTGTTGTTCGAGGTGTTCTCGGCCGCGGCCCTGATCCTTGCCATTCGGATCCTGATGCGTCAGCTTCGCTGGCTTCAGGCGCGCAACACGGAGCAATCGGAATCGCTCAACTTCCTGCGCGGTGAGATGGACAGTTTCGCGCGGGGCAAGTTTGACGAATGGAACCTGAGTTCGGCCGAGCGTGACATCGCAATGTACATGCTCAAAGGGCTGAGCATCGCCGAGATCGCGCAGGCCCGATCGACCGCCGAAGGCACGGTCAAGGCGCAGACCTCGAACATTTTCCGCAAGACCGGCGTGGCCTCGCGGATGGAGCTTATGAGCCTGTTCATGGACGAGTTCATGGACATTGGCGCCAACCTTGAGCCGGCCCGTCAAAAAGCCGGGTAAATGCACAGGCCCCGGGCATGTGAATTGCCGCGGGTTAAAGCCTGTACGCACGTTTGAGAGCAGACTGACACGATCAACACGGGGGCCGAACTTGGCCCGGCCGACGCGGCGGAGCGTCCGGCCATCTGGCAGGAATGTTGAAGATGAAG comes from Roseovarius bejariae and encodes:
- a CDS encoding DUF2147 domain-containing protein, yielding MKRIAALIMLSILAGGPALADPIEGLWRTAPDDHGDVGYIRVGQCGATYCGVLERAENAQGQAIQPDTLGRKIVWNLSPGGNGEYEGRIYAPDRDKEYMSRLELSGNRISVNGCVLGGLICRNGGHWTRVQ
- a CDS encoding TauD/TfdA family dioxygenase, with the protein product MTYNIIRPDHEGQSPCDIAIQGRIRRDLDKDGWTLLRGFRPDMAGFSALTTALCNKITFDPAREYGDANTQKVDAGTGPIGLHTENGNTPVCPDIVAFFSPVAAFEGSQTTVCDGRAVFEAMDDETKARWQQPMVVERYLPEELWKRYLANEHPAISRPEEVTEQHVEEFRAAIPNQEFDMLEDGGINYRLTVSPVRGSALSGGQGFANAVLGPSHNYAPPRYRFAEGEEIEQDEIEALRDLAETCTHEINWQDGDIAVLDNTRVMHGRRAIVDNNRQLFIGMGNL
- a CDS encoding SDR family NAD(P)-dependent oxidoreductase, whose product is MTKQTPTALITGAGSGIGRALAVEAARRGYHLILVGRRRAQLEETADLTGPAEARIVSADITTPEGRATIAEAAGDRLDIVVNNAGSLCVGRLTDLDDEALSRTINTNLTAALLLTRDLVPALAAAQGRIVNIGSMFGMIAFPYFAAYSATKFATRGLSDALRRELSEFGISVTYVAPRATRTPAQSRFAHLVEPFGMALDDPERVARRAWAGIAAGKATVYPGLGERVFALVQAVVPSLIDTALIHKAHTPRTQAALKTFNEQKEA
- the lepA gene encoding translation elongation factor 4; its protein translation is MTPLSHIRNFSIVAHIDHGKSTLADRLIQMTDTVAERDMKDQLLDSMDIERERGITIKANTVRIDYTADDGQQYVLNLIDTPGHVDFSYEVSRSMRAVEGSLLVVDSTQGVEAQTLANVYQAIEADHELIPVLNKIDLPASDLDRVAEQIEEVIGIDASGAIPVSAKTGQGIRETLQAIVDHLPAPTGDRDAPLKAMLVDSKYDPYLGVVVLVRIMDGVLKKGDKIRMMQTGATYGVDRIGVFRPAMTVVDELGPGEIGFITASIKQVRDTRVGDTITHEKKQCAEPLPGFKPSIPVVFCGLFPVDSSEFESLRDAIEKLALNDASFSFEMENSAALGFGFRCGFLGLLHLEVIRDRIEREYDIELITTAPSVVYHVYMKDGSMEELHNPADMPDLTLVDHVEEPRIKATILVPDDFLGDVLKLCQDRRGIQEDLTYAGSRAMVVYDLPLNEVVFDFYDRLKSVTKGYASFDYEITGYRQDNLVKMQLLVNDEPVDALSMMVHRDRAEMRGRAMCEKLKGLIPRHMFKIPIQAAIGGKVIARETLSAMRKDVTAKCYGGDATRKKKLLEKQKAGKKKMRQFGKVDIPQEAFISALKMDE
- a CDS encoding helix-turn-helix transcriptional regulator, whose product is MQSTGSMQASTLKYVTVFLIGSVIFFVFDVASDIYERVIANNAPSLLDLTHLLFEVFSAAALILAIRILMRQLRWLQARNTEQSESLNFLRGEMDSFARGKFDEWNLSSAERDIAMYMLKGLSIAEIAQARSTAEGTVKAQTSNIFRKTGVASRMELMSLFMDEFMDIGANLEPARQKAG
- a CDS encoding AMP-binding protein: MSGQVFRAIARHADDTPDRVALRAGTRCIDYGRLAAFLAANGAMLSGGPKVIGIASADPMDAALADLALSYHGHIPVHLPPFFSASQTTHIIGAAGIEAVIGETACGVPTMTLIRPEDSAPLRATLAPPRREGYRVIFTSGSSGRPKGVLIGERQMAAAIDGLAVAIGPKATDVHLSLLPMAQLLEQIAGLYLPLLAGAQVRFCAEALPALFGGPMAPVLETLQEAQPTTTILVPAFLARLVAGLKATGRPAPDSLRFVAVGGAATAPALLTEAEAMGLPVYEGYGLSECCSVVALNRPGDKRHGTVGRVLDGVEVRIEDGEIIVSGPTVMDGYLGQPPVGGDWATGDMGRIEDGRLVVEGRKDWRIVTPEGRNISPEWVEACLGADPRIPASGLHLGADGQLVLIAAVAAPVSADEVARLLADLPGYARPARVVFVPASLEGLLKPGGGIDRSQLAPLSETNPAHPLSFDSKECVA
- a CDS encoding thermostable hemolysin, giving the protein MKTVIVGADDRDAEPLYDGALEHIRRSYCTAFSADTDIRPARLVVTLARSGQIACAAGIRCHDEGFFSQQYLDEPVSDVIARKTGGDMGPRDILEVGGLACSTPFAAYPTLRAVFEWGRERRIGWGLFTATAEVRRLIQRSKIAPLMLARAEAARVCDPARWGSYYEHDPWVCAFRDPSQGQGPVIPHAESA